The Aggregatilinea lenta genome includes a region encoding these proteins:
- a CDS encoding recombinase family protein, whose amino-acid sequence MSSKRRVSIERNVALCYIRQSFTRDENDKTSPERQHALAQALVEAEGWTAEWYEDVEGHKSGRSEKNRPEWLRLKRRLGDPDVVALVTLDLARIHRKGWRIGDLLEQVDRYGVQLVFTAPGYSLDLSSFNGRFLAQITAMLDEAYAEDVSRRTKSAVAYLKAQGKNVGRPPFGTMRNEEGYLAPSPDGAWFLPDSGLFQKGKLNQPPTEDALWRSYYDCARHILDLYAENEIGMDKIAYKMNTEGWAFRDRKGNPRPVAQDDVRRVVANWPEYGGLVPENRAKDRPAYEDEIDPLRLIEDRAVFPLPLLRKVAAVRKERSLQPSDSGIKREARIYPLSGLLYCVHCDKRAEEQQDPRLRERLTGLVDPRGKRRYKHTPGVQCGCTNRTVPAEDVERDFGRLLKLLTIKPEAAEHLATLSLYSRQNASDADAVDLEQQRQEGIALCQRRIDAAVHLYGDGRISRDEYLRRVEANEREIAHWEAYTNEAEQKALEMTRCIEAVNQIAAVWDTSDDEDKRGMAHYLFSEIVYNLDTRRIESYKLKPWADDFLMLRMELYYDEFGDLTEGSEGYQQALEKEHSNELLGCWNAMPHRGCRGQKRSFVERSIFTSRQNSRAA is encoded by the coding sequence ATGTCCTCGAAGCGTCGTGTTTCTATCGAACGTAACGTTGCCCTCTGCTACATCCGCCAATCTTTCACCCGTGACGAAAACGACAAAACCAGTCCTGAGCGCCAGCACGCCCTCGCCCAAGCACTTGTTGAGGCGGAAGGTTGGACCGCCGAATGGTACGAAGACGTAGAAGGCCACAAATCGGGGCGGTCTGAGAAGAATCGCCCGGAGTGGCTGCGCCTCAAGCGACGCCTGGGCGACCCTGACGTGGTGGCCCTGGTCACGCTCGACCTGGCGCGTATCCATCGCAAAGGCTGGCGCATTGGTGACCTGCTCGAACAGGTGGACCGCTACGGCGTGCAGCTCGTGTTCACCGCGCCCGGCTACTCGCTCGACCTGTCCAGCTTCAACGGTCGGTTCCTGGCGCAAATTACGGCTATGCTGGATGAAGCCTATGCCGAAGACGTCTCACGGCGTACCAAGTCGGCGGTGGCATACCTCAAGGCGCAAGGTAAGAACGTAGGTCGTCCGCCCTTCGGCACGATGCGCAACGAAGAAGGCTATCTCGCGCCCTCCCCTGACGGCGCTTGGTTCCTGCCTGATAGCGGCCTTTTCCAGAAGGGTAAGCTCAACCAGCCGCCCACCGAGGACGCCCTATGGCGGAGCTACTACGATTGCGCCCGGCACATTCTGGACCTGTACGCCGAAAATGAAATCGGCATGGACAAGATTGCCTACAAGATGAACACCGAGGGGTGGGCCTTCCGCGACCGTAAAGGCAATCCGCGCCCGGTGGCCCAGGATGACGTGCGGCGCGTCGTCGCCAACTGGCCCGAATATGGCGGGCTGGTTCCTGAGAATCGCGCCAAAGACCGCCCTGCCTATGAAGATGAAATCGACCCGCTGCGCCTCATTGAAGACCGCGCCGTGTTTCCGCTGCCGCTGCTTCGGAAGGTCGCAGCCGTGCGCAAGGAACGCAGCCTGCAACCATCCGATTCCGGCATCAAACGGGAAGCGCGTATCTATCCCCTAAGCGGCCTGCTCTACTGCGTTCACTGCGACAAGCGGGCGGAAGAACAACAGGACCCGCGTCTACGTGAACGCCTCACGGGGCTGGTAGACCCGCGCGGCAAGCGGCGTTACAAGCATACGCCCGGCGTGCAATGCGGCTGCACCAACCGCACGGTTCCGGCGGAAGATGTCGAGCGCGATTTCGGGCGGCTGCTCAAGCTGCTGACCATCAAGCCGGAAGCCGCTGAGCACCTCGCTACGCTCTCGCTCTACTCAAGGCAAAACGCCTCTGATGCGGATGCCGTAGACCTGGAACAACAACGTCAAGAAGGCATTGCCCTCTGCCAGCGTCGCATTGATGCGGCGGTGCATCTCTACGGCGATGGGCGTATCAGCCGCGATGAATATCTACGGCGTGTCGAAGCCAACGAGCGTGAAATCGCCCACTGGGAAGCCTACACGAACGAAGCCGAACAGAAGGCGCTAGAGATGACCCGCTGTATCGAAGCGGTTAACCAAATCGCGGCGGTATGGGACACGTCCGACGATGAAGACAAGCGCGGCATGGCGCATTACCTGTTCTCGGAAATCGTCTACAACCTGGACACGCGGCGCATTGAAAGCTATAAGCTCAAGCCCTGGGCCGATGACTTCCTGATGCTGCGGATGGAATTGTACTACGATGAGTTTGGGGACCTGACAGAAGGCAGTGAGGGGTATCAACAAGCCCTGGAAAAAGAACATTCCAACGAGCTTCTAGGCTGTTGGAATGCCATGCCCCATAGGGGCTGTCGGGGCCAAAAACGCTCATTCGTTGAGCGGTCCATCTTCACCAGTCGCCAAAATTCTCGCGCAGCTTAA
- a CDS encoding helix-turn-helix transcriptional regulator, protein MGKLIRQAREQLGMSQEELAGLMYRRRASLSEMENGKMEPDASTLTYLASALHKPIMYFFPEEYARRLSLEGNLTPTEEALLIEFRRLGNERLQQVAVNQVRNLADLNDY, encoded by the coding sequence ATGGGGAAGCTAATTCGGCAGGCTCGGGAGCAGCTTGGCATGAGTCAAGAGGAACTTGCTGGGCTTATGTATCGCCGTCGCGCTTCATTGTCGGAAATGGAAAATGGTAAGATGGAGCCTGATGCATCTACGTTGACGTACTTGGCATCGGCGCTGCATAAGCCGATTATGTACTTTTTCCCCGAAGAATACGCCAGACGTCTTTCTCTTGAGGGCAACTTGACCCCGACAGAGGAGGCGCTTCTTATAGAGTTTCGTCGCTTAGGAAATGAACGGTTACAACAAGTGGCGGTGAATCAGGTCAGGAATCTGGCCGACCTTAACGACTATTAA